From the Aquarana catesbeiana isolate 2022-GZ linkage group LG10, ASM4218655v1, whole genome shotgun sequence genome, the window ggggtcatttgggggatatttgtactgtcctggcatttttgagcctcaagaaatgagataggccattagTACATCATGATGGATCAATTTTGAGATATGTATagcatagtttgtggactttcctacagactaaataatatacactgatttgggttattttaccaaagaaatgtagtagaatacagaatacaaaatatatttacaaaagtgtgtaataaaaatgaagaaaaacatgtttttttttaaatattttcaaaaatgttggtctttttttgtatatttagcaaaaaataaaaaaaagaacagtagtgattaaataccaccaaaagaaagctctctttgtgtgaaaaaaaaaaatgattaaaatttcatatgggtacagtgttgcatgacagcacaattgtcattcaaactacgacagcgctaaaagctgaaaattggtcaggtcaggaagggggtgaaagtgccggtattgaaatggttaaaattTCTACAATCTTTCCCTTCTGAACAGATAATCAACATTAAATGTTTGTCTTTCAGGACTGGGTAACATGGAAACCTCAACTTTACAATACTTCTCCCCAGACCCCCTGGCCTTACAGGCCGAGGAGGAAGGAGATGAATATTTGATAGGGGAAGAGATACCCTCGGAACTTGATAAAACACTCCGTTACCTGTCCATCATCATATACAGCATAGCTTTTCTCCTGGGAACCACTGGAAATGGCTTGGTGATATGGATTGCTGGGTTTAAGATGAAGAGAACCGTCAATACAGTTTGGTTTTTGAACCTTGCAATAGCTGACTTTATTTTCACGTTCTTTTTACCATTGAGCATCACCTACACTACTCTGGGTTTCAACTGGCCATTTGGAACTCTACTGTGCAAGCTGAACAGCACCATCGCTTTCTTAAATTTGTTTGCGAGTGTCTTCCTGCTTACCGTTATCAGTGCTGACCGTTGTGTCTCTGTGGTCAGACCCGTGTGGGCCCAAAACCATAGGACTCCAAGACTGGCTTCCGCTATCGCCCTTTCTGTCTGGCTGGCAGCTTTAATCCTCTGTTCACCCTACTTGGCCTTTCGGGACACCATACGAGACAATGAGAACAATGTCACACACTGCTACAATAACTACGCCTTCTCCAATGACTTTGAAGACTTGGAGGTAGTAGCATTGAGGAACATGAGACACCAAGTAATGATATCTGTAAGGTTTCTTTTTGGGTTCTTGCTACCATTTGGACTTATCTTAGTTTTCTATTCTTTGATGGCTTTGAAGTTGAGAAGAAGCCATATTTCGTGGTCCAGCCGGCCGTTCAAAGTCATGGCATCTGTTGTGGTTGCCTTCTTCCTCTGTTGGTTCCCATATCACATCCTTTCTGTACTGGAAGTTGTTATGCACCACTGGGACAATAAAGGACTAAGGTCAGCTGTTCTTATTGGAAGTCCACTGGCTACCAGTCTGGCTTTCTTTAACAGCTGCTTAAACCCTTTCCTCTATGTCTTCCTGGGCAGAGACTTTAAAGAATCCTTGAGAAGATCTATCCTTTCAGCTTTCGAAACTGCATTTAGTGAGGAGCAAGGGAAGAACGCCTACAGTCTAGGAAATCCCCGGTCTCTTTCAGACCAAGAGTCTCAATTTACCTGACTGAGCCTGGACCAATATGGTGGAGATTAGTCTCAAGACAGATTATTTTTACTTTAGGAGTACTATTTTTTGGGCCATCTAGAGGCAAGATTGTCTAAGCATTATATAATTGTAGAGATTTTATCGAATTATCTGAAGATTCGTAGTTTATCAGAATGTGTTTGACTTTCCACTCTTCACCTTTGAGTCTGTATACAAAATCTCTACCCAGATACAAGCTACAAAACTGTTTTTTATGAGCTATAGAAATTTGGAACCTTCTTGAACAGTAGTATTTTATTCTATATAAGCTGTGTACAACTACCTTCAATAAGTTGGATGTAAGTAACTTTTGAGTTGGAAAATTAGTCTTCTCAATGATGTGAGGGAACCAAGCTAGTGAAACTGCCCGTCCTTCTCTGCGAACCCTCATTACCACCTTTCTACAAATGCTGTGTTTGTTGTTATGGCATTGTTATAATTCAAAATGTAATGGTGACTCATGGTAAGCAATATTGCTTTACATCATATCAAGAAAAAAAGCTAAAACACATGATGACGCTAGAGTACACATGAAATTGAAACATAAAGGGATGGAAGAAGCCCAAACCAACTGCCAACCAACCAGACAGGTAGAATCCAATGCGTTTCGACATATGAAGTGAGGGTCTTCTTCGGGGGAAGAGGGGAAAGGGCTGAAAGACTTCCATAAAAATACGAACAACCTATAAGATTAATACAAAAATAATTAATTGAGACCTGTGTGTAAGGAACCACCAGAGGCAATATTTCTTACTGAATTCAGCATTCCAGTTAGTCTAGGCTTTTGTACATTAAAGTTCAAGATGTACATATTAAATTGTATTTCACATGGCAGTGGTGCTAAAAACAGGCAATGATGAGCCAACCAGTCATGGAAAGCTGGGCTGCTTGTTTTGCATTTATTCTACTGAAGAACAAAGTTATTATTCCACCTTATAAACCACCTTATAAACCATACAGCATGACTGAGAGTAAGTAAAATCAGCTGCTTGCCACCTTGCTATGCTACAAATTCCACTCAGTTTTTGTTTAAAGTGGAAACccaagcaaatatatatatatatatatatatatatatatatatatatatatatatatatatatatatatatatattcagtaacTTTATTTTATATGTCACATAGCTATCCTTTAGTTTTATGGGAAAATAataatgattttaaattttttttgtttgattattttttggggtttgtaagaATTTACCTCCAGGAACACATGCACACCCTGCAGCTCCTTTAAGTGTCCATATGTTGCAAAGTGTCCTTAATGTGAACCCATTCTGCACAAGCAGTAAAAATACTATAAAACAAGCCCTTGTTCACCTCTGTAGCTATAAGCATTGCTGAGAAATTCATCTTTAAAATTCATAGCAGATGCACTGAAATCACAGCTCTTGACTTTCTATTCCAGCGGAATTTTGTTTCTAAACTGGTAGAAACAAACTGAGACCTGACTTTAGAGTCTGTTGTGATCTGTGAGGATGAATTACTTCGCAACTACATGCACCTAGAGAGGTCAGGAATGGCTTGTAGTAAAACTCTTAAATTGTTAATTGAAGAAGAACTTCACTCGGCCCCGTCTTCTATTTTTTAATCCCTCTTAACTCTTAAGCTAGGTTATGAAAATATGCTTATACATCTCGTGATCCACCACTCGGTGCTTCACACATGGTCCAGTGCTGCCATCTTTGTTTTTGACATCTTTGGGATCTCTTCCTAGTGCAGGCAGCCTGCCCTTGGATGGTGCCTCACCAGGTCAGCCCTCCTCTAGGGTCTACGTTAAAGCTGATACGTCCTGGAATATGTGATGTGTGTATCCCAAGAGGCTTCAGGAGCGGAGGAGACATTGTTATCTCCTAGGTGAGAATGGAGGCTTGGGGAGGTAataaaaaagttaaacaaaaacaaagaaaacacatTGGCATTTtagattgtgaagaggaaggattTCACTAAAGTAAGGTATATTATTGGAGCAAAGGTCTGCTTTAAGGATATATTAaggatatattattatatatatattgaaaagttTCCGGTCATAGTTCTGGCATGgtttcactttaaggctgggttcccacTGTTGGGGTGTGTTGATGTGTATTATGCCACATTATGAGTAGACTAATGCACCAAAGTGCACCAAAAAGGTATGTAAGAGGGGCTTTGTGGTAGGCTAATTTTGGTGCCCAAGCAAAAGGCCCTACCCCTGCTCCAGCTCTGCTAGAACATGATCCCACCTGCTAAGGCTGACTCCTCAACCTACTTGTGCCCTGCTCCTTTCATTAGGCCTAATCACGAAATTCTTGGCCATAGACCTTTATATCACAAACAAGGAATGTCAACACAATAGTAAGCTTCACTGCACTTTGCTGGTGTTGTTAAGGGAATGGCAAGACAGTCACATCACTAGGACATACATTCTGGAGTAACTTGATATATAGAGTCAATCCATAAAGTGGACGGTCCACAGAAGTCACAAGTAAAAGCACATGCAGGACTTCACAGCTATCTCCCTACAGTCTCTCTGCCTACGGTCATCAGTACTCACAGGACTGTGTTCTCTGAAGTTACCTCCTAGCTAGGTACAGGGAATCCTCCAGGGAAGCAGCCTCATACAGGGATCACCAGCCTGGCCTACAAAGCCTTTTGCAATCTCCCTTAGCCCCCACCTCTTTAGGTGACAGAATGACTACAGCTGGCTCCTCTTGCATACATGTCCACTTCACCTGGCCTTCTGCCCTGTCCAGGGCCTGCATTTGTTGGTTATATGCTCACAGgtgtggggtgtttggctcccatgccTCAAATCTGTGTGTGTCCCTTTCCATCAAGCTAATAAGTGGGTGCTGACTCACCTCTGACATCACTGTGGGAGAGCTCTAcctaaaaggggcctaacacctAGTGTCATCTGCTGTACCAGGCACTATTCTgatacagagccacctagtggcaaagtggttaactgcacctgcctacaggtgtGTGTGgatgttttttttaatgaagtgCACCACAACACATGTTTAGTGGCAAGGTGTGTTGGGGTATTATTAAGAAGGAATGGCACCACAGCACAGCAACCACAAAATGCATATTTTCTGAGTACAAGCTGTGAACCTTGCCTAAAGTAGAATGGTCtctcattaaaaaaatatatgtgctgcattactgtcagggctgggctcagcccttccttctctgagatggcagctcagctgtcagctaattgccagctcctatctctccacagtgactcacctgttgatgttatcctgctcgtcagtcctgcctacttaagccgtccagcccagatgatctctgccttgaccttggtcaacatcacagatacTATCTCCtccattcctgttaaagacttgcttggctgacatttcttctggcttcagatcctgcttgctgttccactacgctgatccctggcttcctgactttttggcttgtctgactatccgttttggttatcgaactttggctatgctttgatgacgtttgttttatttacttttattattaaacaagtgtgatttaactgtacttctgtctcggtctgattcatggtttctgatagtaggcgaaggctatgaattcagaagatgcagtcaatccacttgttggtaatattttttccagattggatgagcaggatcaccgcatggatcagtttgccatggtgttacaaatgctcctgagtctcgcagctcacctggaatctcccactgtggctgctccggtgcaacctgtgttgcaagccgtccctgctgctgctccagtctctgtgcaggcacccgcctcgagtattacctctataagaggtatgtctggttccactctgcttccccagcgatttggggtgaTCTAGTCCAATGCagatggtttctcaaccaggttgagatatactttgagatgctgcaccaggcatttcccacgaacagaagcaaagtaggtttcatgatatctttgctttctgagagagccttggcctgggcaaaccctctatgggagaggcaaaaacctgttgtcttgagttacccagggTTTGTGGCTTCTTTTACCCCCATCAGGGTTGTCACCAAGGTGCCCCTCAAACACAGTGTGATTGGTGAGCTGAGTAGTGCCATTCTCTGCATTACTGATGACCGACCACTCAAGGCCAGTGAAAATCTATTAAGTGGTAATGTGACAGGCTTAAAAGCACCTGGAAAAGGTAAGGATAAAAATTAGACAAGAAGAGCTCCAAGCGGGCCTCAGAGGGAGTTCAGAGTCAGGCTTTAAGGAAATCTGTAAGATTGTATGTAATCATGTGGTTGGCTATGACTTAAGTATGTATTTTTTTGTAATGTATTTTAAAGTCAACAGTATAAAGAGAAACTATTGCCATTTAATAGTTTTGTGCATTTATAGTTTAACCATATATGTAATTATAATTAATGTAATCTGTAGTTATAATTGATGTAATGTGTAATTACTGTACATGTATTATTATGAATTATTATACATATTTTAAACAAATAGTTTCCTTGTGTAgaacaccccctaaggagccgctggtgaatttaGTCCTATTTTCCCCTTAGAGCACACACACTCAGGAACACAGCATTCTCTAAAAGAACAATCTACTGCACTAAAGAGGGATGTACTGGCAAAGAAGGGTCACCAATCTTCAGCTGCTCCAATATAGGCAAAACCTTGCTGCCTTCCAAGGACTGGGGGAGCCCAAAGATCACACTGTAAAACAAGAACAGAGGGTGCACCAGCACACTCCGTTTTTCTAGGCCAGGGGTGCTCAACACATAAAGGTGCCTTGCAAGGAGGGGGAGCGGGAGGAGAAGAATATCCTGCCAGCTTCACGTCAGAAGTTCCTTCTTATCCATGCAGGCTGCTGGCGGGGGCGGGTAAGTTGTAGCTGCTTTTTTGCAGGAGGCCCACTCTTTCAAAAggagaaagaggaatggagggagggAGAAAGTAAGAAATAAAGGGagaaagggggatggagggagataaaaaaaagagaaagagggatggagggagggagagagaaaaaaagaaagaaagaagaaaagaaaacgagaaggaaagaaagaaagagggatgtagggagagggggaaaaaggaaaaaaaatagagatGGAGGGTGAGAGAAAAAaggataaagaaagaaagaaagaaagaaagaaagaaagaaagaaagaaagaaagagggatggagagagagagagagagagagagaaaaacacattccaggtgcatcagaaaaaaaaagaatgtattgtgtttactatgctttagttagtGAATGAACAAGGAGCTGCTGTACAGattcttcctgttcattcattcagctgtgctgctgaggctgcagaaaaagggattAAGGAATCTATGTCCTCAATCTCTTGGTATTCTGGCCATGTGAATGAGTGGTTTGCTCAAGCAGCTAGAGTTACCCGTTACTCTATAGGAGCACAGCgctgtacaaacacagccacaggtcctaatttgacaggtatgCAGGTGCAGGTAAGTGGCCTAAATTTTTGGTGCTGTACACCTGCACCCACATGCCTGggagggccctgtcaggtaggctgtatggggagccatgatttctaacagcagccctgcctgcATGTCATGTGACAAGtataagtacagtggaacctcggattgtgagtaacgcggttaacaagtgtttcgcaatacgagctattattttattaaaatcctgactcggtttacTAGCCATTTGGAGCCGTTCGGAGCTGCTCAGAAATACTCGGAGTCCCg encodes:
- the LOC141110504 gene encoding chemerin-like receptor 1 encodes the protein METSTLQYFSPDPLALQAEEEGDEYLIGEEIPSELDKTLRYLSIIIYSIAFLLGTTGNGLVIWIAGFKMKRTVNTVWFLNLAIADFIFTFFLPLSITYTTLGFNWPFGTLLCKLNSTIAFLNLFASVFLLTVISADRCVSVVRPVWAQNHRTPRLASAIALSVWLAALILCSPYLAFRDTIRDNENNVTHCYNNYAFSNDFEDLEVVALRNMRHQVMISVRFLFGFLLPFGLILVFYSLMALKLRRSHISWSSRPFKVMASVVVAFFLCWFPYHILSVLEVVMHHWDNKGLRSAVLIGSPLATSLAFFNSCLNPFLYVFLGRDFKESLRRSILSAFETAFSEEQGKNAYSLGNPRSLSDQESQFT